In a genomic window of Bos mutus isolate GX-2022 chromosome 6, NWIPB_WYAK_1.1, whole genome shotgun sequence:
- the STAP1 gene encoding signal-transducing adaptor protein 1 isoform X2 has product MMAKKPPKPAPRRIFQERSKITALPLYFEGFLSVKRSEYQEYKHYWTELRGTTLFFYTDKKSTTIENTESGEEWRGFILTVTELSVPLHVSLLPGQVIRLHEVLEKEKKRRIETERTPSSSPEKGKQPVEDYEDVLNPMPACFYSVSRKEATEMLEKNPSMGNMILRPGSDSRNYSITIRQEIDLPRIKHYKVMSAGKNYTIDLEKPVTLPNLFSVIDYFVKETRGNLRPFIYSTDETLETKGFPVTSLK; this is encoded by the exons ATGATGGCTAAGAAGCCCCCGAAACCAGCCCCTCGCAGGATCTTCCAAGAAAGGTCAAAGATTACTGCTCTACCCTTGTACTTTGAAGGTTTTTTATCAGTTAAGCGGTCAGAATACCAG GAGTATAAGCATTACTGGACAGAGTTGAGAGGAACTACACTTTTCTTTTATACTGACAAAAAAAGTACAACA ATAGAGAATACAGAAAGTGGGGAAGAATGGAGAGGCTTCATTCTTACAGTAACAGAG CTGTCAGTTCCCCTACATGTGTCACTCCTTCCTGGGCAAGTAATTAGACTGCATGAAGttctagagaaagaaaagaaaaggaggattGAGACAGAGCGGACACCAAGCTCATCTCCAGAAAAAGGGAAGCAACCAGTTGAAGATTATGAGGATGTACTGAACCCTATGCCAGC ATGTTTTTACTCAGTGTCCCGGAAAGAAGCAACTGAAATGCTCGAGAAGAACCCTTCCATGGGAAATATGATCCTGAGGCCTGGCAGTGACAGCAGAAATTACTCCATCACCATCCGGCAGGAGATaga CCTGCCAAGAATCAAGCACTACAAAGTGATGAGTGCAGGGAAAAACTACACTATTGATTTGGAAAAGCCT GTAACACTCCCAAATCTTTTCAGTGTCATTGATTATTTTGTGAAGGAGACGCGAGGAAATTTACGACCATTTATATATTCAACTGATGAAACCCTTG agacGAAAGGATTTCCTGtgacatctttaaaataa
- the STAP1 gene encoding signal-transducing adaptor protein 1 isoform X1, which yields MMAKKPPKPAPRRIFQERSKITALPLYFEGFLSVKRSEYQEYKHYWTELRGTTLFFYTDKKSTTYVDKLDIIDLTCLTDQNSTEKNCVKFTLVLPKEDVQLKIENTESGEEWRGFILTVTELSVPLHVSLLPGQVIRLHEVLEKEKKRRIETERTPSSSPEKGKQPVEDYEDVLNPMPACFYSVSRKEATEMLEKNPSMGNMILRPGSDSRNYSITIRQEIDLPRIKHYKVMSAGKNYTIDLEKPVTLPNLFSVIDYFVKETRGNLRPFIYSTDETLETKGFPVTSLK from the exons ATGATGGCTAAGAAGCCCCCGAAACCAGCCCCTCGCAGGATCTTCCAAGAAAGGTCAAAGATTACTGCTCTACCCTTGTACTTTGAAGGTTTTTTATCAGTTAAGCGGTCAGAATACCAG GAGTATAAGCATTACTGGACAGAGTTGAGAGGAACTACACTTTTCTTTTATACTGACAAAAAAAGTACAACA TATGTTGACAAGTTAGATATAATAGACCTTACATGCCTTACTGATCAGAATTCAACTGAAAAGAACTGTGTAAAATTCACCCTTGTTTTGCCAAAAGAGGACGTACAATTGAAG ATAGAGAATACAGAAAGTGGGGAAGAATGGAGAGGCTTCATTCTTACAGTAACAGAG CTGTCAGTTCCCCTACATGTGTCACTCCTTCCTGGGCAAGTAATTAGACTGCATGAAGttctagagaaagaaaagaaaaggaggattGAGACAGAGCGGACACCAAGCTCATCTCCAGAAAAAGGGAAGCAACCAGTTGAAGATTATGAGGATGTACTGAACCCTATGCCAGC ATGTTTTTACTCAGTGTCCCGGAAAGAAGCAACTGAAATGCTCGAGAAGAACCCTTCCATGGGAAATATGATCCTGAGGCCTGGCAGTGACAGCAGAAATTACTCCATCACCATCCGGCAGGAGATaga CCTGCCAAGAATCAAGCACTACAAAGTGATGAGTGCAGGGAAAAACTACACTATTGATTTGGAAAAGCCT GTAACACTCCCAAATCTTTTCAGTGTCATTGATTATTTTGTGAAGGAGACGCGAGGAAATTTACGACCATTTATATATTCAACTGATGAAACCCTTG agacGAAAGGATTTCCTGtgacatctttaaaataa